Part of the Candidatus Methanogranum gryphiswaldense genome, GCACTTCTGCATATGGGAGAGTCACCAATGTAATACCTGTTCCTCCTGCCGCTTTGAATTCCAGAAGCGCGTCGACATTCCTACCGGACGGACTCATATGAAAATGGTCATCATAAACAGGCAACTTGTCCATGACCTATAAGCAATAAGCAACGTAATTATAGCTTGCTTGCAATAATCTCAATCATATGGACCATAATTCTCGCTTCCTGTTGAAATCCTTCAGGAAATACTACAAAGAATACGATCCTTGGATGCCTCACCGGCATACCAAAAGGGAATTTGGTTTCATGTTCTTCGACAAGGAAATAATGCAGAGGCATATGGCTTTCAACACAGCAGATGACCTTAAACGCTTCATGATCTCCCAAGTCCCCAAACATAGCTACTATTCGACCGCTTACTACAGGCGCCCCGCCGCACCATCAATGGATGAAAAAGAATGGATGGGCGCAGAATTGATCTTCGATCTAGACGCGGATCATCTGGATGGTGCAGAAAAGATGACATATGACGCAATGATGATCCAGATACGCAAAGAAATGATCACACTAGTAGATTCCTTCCTTATGGGCGACCTTGGATTTGCCGAAGATCAGATACAACTTTGTTTCTCTGGCGGCAGGGGATATCATGCACACGTCATACAGTCTGATGTCCTGACACTAGGGACCCATGAAAGAAGAGAATTGGTCGATTACATCACATGTTCAGGAATGGACATCGACTGGATATTTCCGATCGACAGAAGATTGATGGGCACTGCAGTGGTGAATGGCCAGGCCAGGCCCAATATCATTGAAATAAGAACCATCCCCGATGAGAACTCGGGAGGCTGGAGATTGAAAATGAGGAATGGGCTCATAGAGGTCGTAGAAGACCTGTGCACCATGGACCCCTCTCCATTGAAAAAAACATATCCCTCCATCAAAGGAAGCGCATCACAGAGTTTGTTGAAATTCCAAGAAAGACTTATCCTTGCTCAAAAAACGATGTTTGAAAAAAACGATATGAGTCTCCTCAACAAACGCGATCAGGACATGCTGATCAAGATCATGAAAGAAGATAAATCCCGCATGATGTCTGGAGAGGTCGATAAACCTGTCACTCCCGACATAAAAAGATTGATCCGCCTACCTGGATCGGTACACGGAAAAACCGGATTGAGGGTCAGCCCGATCTCTCGCGATGAACTAACGGAATATAACCCATTATTCAATGCAGTTCCAGAATCTTACTCTGACGAACCGGTAAAGATCACAATGAAACGGCCGTACGAACTTATGATCAAGGATCAACGTATTTCCTTAAAAACTGGTGAAACTGAAGTTCCTGAATTCGCAGCAATTTTTCTTATAGGTCGCAGGGAAGCAAATTGGGGTTATGATTCCGAAAGAAAGGACCCATTGATATGACTTGAGCTACGAACCTATTTTCCATAAGATAAAAATGTAAAAAGTTTTGATGTTTATCACTCTATTTTCAATATTACCATATCTGATCTGACATCACTATTGACCTTTATCCCAAAACTTCCAACCAGTACCTTTGTCACATTTGGTGTCAGAAATACAGGCAACCGCGGCCCCAGCATTATGTCTTTGACCCCTAAGGAAAGCAACGATAACAAAACAAGACATGCCTTCTGTTCATACCATGAGATGTTGAACGAAATAGGTAAGCTGTTAATGTCTGTATCGAAGATCTTTGCAAGAGCTGATGCTATGACCACCAGAGAATAACAATCATTACATTGACCGGCATCGATGACACGCGGAATTCCGCCTATATCGCCAAGACATAACTTGTTGTAACGATACTTCGCACATCCCGCGGTGAGAATTATTGTGTCATTTGGAAGTTCTTTCGCGAATTGCGTATAATACTCTCTTCCCTTCTCCCTTCCATCACAGCCTGCCATAACGACGAATCTCTTTATCGCACCACTGTTCACAGCATCAACTATATTATTAGATAAAGACAACACAGTTTCATGTCCGAATCCGATAGTAAGGGTCAAATCATCTATCGAACTTGGCGCTGAACATTTCTTTGCCATTTCAATTACTTTTGAAAAATCCTTATATCCATCCTTATCTGCTTCGATATGGGTTGCTCCTGGAATACCAGCGACACCCGTGGTGAATAATCTGTGCCCATATGCCTCGGAAGGAAGCAGAACGCAATTAGTTGTCGCTAATATGGGCCCATTGAACATTTCAAAATCCTTTTTTTGAAGATACCATGCACCACCATAATTACCCTTTAGATTCGCATACTTCTTCATGACTGGATATGCGTTCGCAGGAAGCATCTCCCCGTGAGTGTATATGTCGACTCCGCTGCCCTGACTCTGCTCTAGCAACATGTATAG contains:
- the priS gene encoding DNA primase catalytic subunit PriS, which gives rise to MDHNSRFLLKSFRKYYKEYDPWMPHRHTKREFGFMFFDKEIMQRHMAFNTADDLKRFMISQVPKHSYYSTAYYRRPAAPSMDEKEWMGAELIFDLDADHLDGAEKMTYDAMMIQIRKEMITLVDSFLMGDLGFAEDQIQLCFSGGRGYHAHVIQSDVLTLGTHERRELVDYITCSGMDIDWIFPIDRRLMGTAVVNGQARPNIIEIRTIPDENSGGWRLKMRNGLIEVVEDLCTMDPSPLKKTYPSIKGSASQSLLKFQERLILAQKTMFEKNDMSLLNKRDQDMLIKIMKEDKSRMMSGEVDKPVTPDIKRLIRLPGSVHGKTGLRVSPISRDELTEYNPLFNAVPESYSDEPVKITMKRPYELMIKDQRISLKTGETEVPEFAAIFLIGRREANWGYDSERKDPLI
- the hcp gene encoding hydroxylamine reductase gives rise to the protein MKCRQCEESLVGTGCIKNGVCGKSADVADAQDMLIQSLIVLSKGTIEKEFGEEIVRDIDRRIVAGLFMTLTNTNFDIECIKNEFQSNKELKNRLKIECHFCSVGHPVEGIGVDSYDINEDLRSLKEILLAGLKGLAAYYHHSVVLGYEDSSIPAFIRKALCSLRTDHSAEELIALNLECGEVGVVCLALLDKANTETYGVPEITSVATGVSSNPGILITGHDLRDLYMLLEQSQGSGVDIYTHGEMLPANAYPVMKKYANLKGNYGGAWYLQKKDFEMFNGPILATTNCVLLPSEAYGHRLFTTGVAGIPGATHIEADKDGYKDFSKVIEMAKKCSAPSSIDDLTLTIGFGHETVLSLSNNIVDAVNSGAIKRFVVMAGCDGREKGREYYTQFAKELPNDTIILTAGCAKYRYNKLCLGDIGGIPRVIDAGQCNDCYSLVVIASALAKIFDTDINSLPISFNISWYEQKACLVLLSLLSLGVKDIMLGPRLPVFLTPNVTKVLVGSFGIKVNSDVRSDMVILKIE